The sequence below is a genomic window from Harmonia axyridis chromosome 1, icHarAxyr1.1, whole genome shotgun sequence.
tcgtagcatcaataattacggagttagcaatggtgccgacttaatttgaaacaccctgtatatgtagaCTGACAATCCTTGCAACAAATTTTGTAGACCACATTACTCAACCATTCTTTTGGAGTTGTACGTACTCTTCACCTTTGTGAGAAGCTTTCTGTTGGTGTTATCAGATCGAACCAAGCGATACAATAGTTCTTCTGATCTGCTCACATGAACCCTCAACGTAAGCCAGaacatacaattttttgttttcaaccaTATCATAGTCTTGAACCTGTCCTCAACTTCTTTTGTAATTGTTTCCCTTTTTTGATGTAAAATCAAGTACCTGTATGCTGAGCTGAAttatattcaatgtttctcttaCTGTgcgtttttttttgcattgCAGTTTTCAGATATGTTGTTTCCTTCTTAACCATATTTTAAAGCTTTTTTTATCACAGTTTCTTAGAATGCGTTCGATACTGTGAGGTTTCACAATATAcctaacaaaagaaaacacataAAAAGTCTAggttttgtatttatttataatacacaTACATAACAGTATCACAAGCACATAATAATAAAGGGAACATACCCTTGCACctaaatatgaattatttacaaataaatataatatataataatagtagaccttttcaattcaataatttttttcgtgctTCTAGCTGCTTGGTCATtcattgaataaaattgaattgaattgaaataattaatttattcggTATCCATTATGTCTGTATCTTCCAATCTTACGGTTTGCAACCTCAAACAAACTTCATCAAATTTCCTATTTTGTCGCTGTAGATCCATATTCAACTGAGGAAATCGAAGAACCGATGCATGTTCAAAACCAAATCTACAATATTCTTACAATATCCAAAAATAGGTTCTTTTTTATTGAGTATTACCTATAAAGAAGGGAgccgaaattttattttgccggggcgccaaaatgtctggcggcggccttGCCTACAGGGAGGACAAATGCAGTGTAGCAACCGATCTTCCTATTCTTCCGGACGGCTGACTTTGACAATGTTTAGCGAAGATAATTTCATTCTTCgctaaatttgaaagaattcaatttacttGTTATACCAGCAATGTTGCTACTGATTGACAGGTTTTCCAGCATTCGATCTATTTCATCGCAGTCCTCGGCAAATCTTCTTGCGGCTGCGGCTCTTCTAGCTCTGTCTTCTCTGCGttttctcatttccagaacaaaaGCTCTTCTCTGATTTTCGAATCGCATTTCTTGCCTACTTGGCGTTTTGCCATGCACGACACACGTCGGACTACAAACATAGGCAGTAGTCATATCCCAGCATAAATTATCCTCTCCAAGGTTCTGTAATGAAATTTGAGATGAAACAATTGTACACaatttataaaagtttaatgagtcttcttgatgaaggatatttaatataaatcaaataatttgacaagttgtcaaattatttgatttatattaaatatccttcatcaagaagactcattaaacttttataatttgatgtaatcatttattgattagagagtcagtatcaaccaattgataaatttagaatttctgaaattgtttattcaattgtaaatgtcgatgtgtatatgtgtttcaaaagaataacaatgaagaaatctatgactaccttaagtaatggcttgttctgtgaatcctcacaaaagcaaccgttacgtttagttagtggtttcttacttgcaattttgttgaggtagatatacacgtggtaagtttgtaaatttaataattccgttgaactataaggcactgatgaggaaaaattgtattattaaatacaaaaattccgaaacgtacgtctgtctttatgttaatttagttgttcaatttattaaccgtttactcaatttgtacagttttagtcattttgaatttttcttttggttgattattaaatttgtcatttttagaattggaatatattccaagacaaaaataaactgaatatatcatacagatatattattgtgaaggattagacacaaagttgtcaaattatttgatttaaattgtacACAAATACAgtgaaaattttgtcattttgtatCATAAGAAACAATTTCGcccaatcatgtcaacattaGACTGATATatgcattcagtgcaattatcaatcactataACAACAAGATTGACCttgacaacttcattccatataaatttcaaaacgtcacgttTTGGTAATGTATGTTCTAAGTATAACAAAACTATAAATGAGCATATCAAAGAAGAATTTCCAGGAATACAACCTACAGTCACCAATATTCTTGGGGAATATTTATGCATTTTTGCTGTGCatgagaatatgaattgaatgaaaataggaTCTTAGAAGAATTGAAGCTGATACTGAAAGATTGGGCGGTGAATagtcaatatgagaaagaaagacggGTCCGAATATAAAAAAGCAACGGTGAAGGCAATGTGAAACGTTTTGAGCAAACTCTTGTTAAAAAGTACTGTAAAGATTGACATTATGATTGACCAGTTTAAGAATATGGTATTTAAATCAGCCCTATCTGCCCATGATGGGATGGTAATAGATTATCTAAAGTAGAGAACAGCAACGAATCTAATGTTTAGTTAAATTTCAAGTCAAATTTTTTCGTTAAAAAATTTCCCGGTAAATATCCCTCGGGCATTGACAATGTCGTATCTTGGTAACAGCCCTCAGCCGTTATTAAGATATTATTTCTGTCATCAGATCAGATATGGTATTGTTATATTATATACATGAGGATACATAGTCTCCCGTAAATGGAGCACTCCAAAACAGCAATAAATCAAATACGCTTGATACCATATGTAGGGTGTGGCTATGCACTGAAGCTTTAAAGCCAACAAAAAATGCAAGGAACTACCGAAATAATacattgaaaatcaaaaaaaatgacaaattgaGTACAGTTGAGAACAATATAAGAGAATATGGAGATTTATAAAAAGGAAACAAgaggaaaaatattgaaacaaaatgatTTTGCAGCTTGGATAATGATGTTTTTTAAACATTCTTCCACAGTTGGATTGGAGTAAGGATAAATTTAAGGATTAaccaaaaattgaattcatcacTCAACTAAGTGGAAAAGGCTCcgaaattattaatttagaCGAAATTTTAAATGACCAAACTTGCAAAAAGAAACCTTATACATATGACATGATAATTGACAATAATATTATTCGAGAATTTGTGCTTAAAAATCGCTAAACCGCTACTGTTATAAGTGTCTACATTAAAAACAAGAGTTGAAAATTGTAGAGTGATACCTATCTGTGAAAGAGGAGACAAACAGAAACTGGAAATTATAACcctatggccagttgcaccatttgcctaaacattgattaaaaatttaaacgttgattaagagtaatcaacgtttaatcttgagaaatcatagagatgatttctcaagagaaatcagaaattaatcaa
It includes:
- the LOC123670711 gene encoding uncharacterized protein LOC123670711 isoform X1, which produces MPYLTLIHFNAIFLLSSFQISGSEPSTSQQQPTSQQQTESITPRKRYEERNDRRRYTPEGSEYLSQRLRNLRRASRISNRNLLQTLVKIAQESNLGEDNLCWDMTTAYVCSPTCVVHGKTPSRQEMRFENQRRAFVLEMRKRREDRARRAAAARRFAEDCDEIDRMLENLSISSNIAGITSKLNSFKFSEE
- the LOC123670711 gene encoding uncharacterized protein LOC123670711 isoform X2; this encodes MENHRRTEALRDADMQEFDRSEPSTSQQQPTSQQQTESITPRKRYEERNDRRRYTPEGSEYLSQRLRNLRRASRISNRNLLQTLVKIAQESNLGEDNLCWDMTTAYVCSPTCVVHGKTPSRQEMRFENQRRAFVLEMRKRREDRARRAAAARRFAEDCDEIDRMLENLSISSNIAGITSKLNSFKFSEE